The segment CCGATGCTTCGGTCATCTTCGTCCCGCCGCCGTTCGCCGCTGACGCGATCATGGAAGCGGCCGACGCCGAAATCGAGTTGATCGTTTGCATCACCGAAGGGGTTCCCACACTCGACATGGTGCGCGCCTGGGAGTTCCTGCAAGACCGACGCTCGCGGCTCATCGGACCGAATTGCCCGGGAATCATTTCGCCCGGAAAATGCAAAATCGGCATCATGCCGGGCCGGATTCATCGCGAGGGCAATGTGGGCATCGTCTCGCGTTCAGGCACGCTGACCTACGAAGCGGTGTACCAGCTGACGCAGCGTGGCGTCGGACAGTCCACCGCCATCGGCATCGGTGGAGATCCCATAATCGGCACGAATTTTGTTGATGCCCTGGAATTGTTTGAGCGCGATCCGCAGACCGAAGTCATCGTCCTCATCGGCGAAATTGGCGGCAACGCCGAAGAAACTGCTGCTGAGTATGTCCGTCAGCACATGCGTAAACCGGTGGTGGCTTTCATCGCCGGCCAGACTGCGCCTCCAGGAAGACGCATGGGGCACGCCGGCGCCATCATCTCCGGCGGCCACGGCACGGCGGCCGAAAAAATCAAGTCGCTTCAGGCGGCTGGTATTCGTGTCGCGAATTCGCCGGCCGCGATCGGCGACACCGTTGTAGCTGCCCTGGGCGCCGTTGTGGGCAAAGCTTAGGAAGTGGCAACTGGAAACTGGCAACTGAGAACTGAAAGCGAATGAAGACCATCCAACGTACCCTAGCCATCATTAAGCCGGACGCCGTGGCCAAACGGGCCATCGGCGACATCGTTCACCTCATTGAAAGCCGCGGCTTCCGCATCATCGGCCTGAAGATGCTTCAGATCAATAAAGAGCAGGCTGAAGGTTTTTACGCGGTGCACGCCGGAAAACCATTTTTTGAGTCGCTGACCACCTTTATGTCAGAGGGCCCCATTGTGGTGATGGCGCTGGAGCGCGAAGACGCCGTTGCCGAGTGGCGTGAGATGATGGGCGCCACCAATCCGGCAAACGCCAAAGAAGGCACCGTTCGCAAAAAGTGGGCCGCCAGCATTGAACGCAACGCCGTCCACGGCTCCGACGCCGAGGAGACCGCCCGCTTCGAGCTGAGCTACTTTTTTGCGGGATACGAACTGGCGCGGTGAGCCAGTGATCAGCGCTCAGCCTCTTCCACCGGCCGAAACAGCTCGCGGCTCACATTTTCCATCAGCGGCCCCAGGCCGTTGGTGACGTATTCCTTAAAATACGGCGCTGCCCGATGGGCATCGAGCGC is part of the Terriglobales bacterium genome and harbors:
- the sucD gene encoding succinate--CoA ligase subunit alpha, producing MSILVNKSTRVIVQGLTGKEGTFHAKACAEYGTKIVGGVTPGKGGTTHEGWPVFNTVQQAVDATGADASVIFVPPPFAADAIMEAADAEIELIVCITEGVPTLDMVRAWEFLQDRRSRLIGPNCPGIISPGKCKIGIMPGRIHREGNVGIVSRSGTLTYEAVYQLTQRGVGQSTAIGIGGDPIIGTNFVDALELFERDPQTEVIVLIGEIGGNAEETAAEYVRQHMRKPVVAFIAGQTAPPGRRMGHAGAIISGGHGTAAEKIKSLQAAGIRVANSPAAIGDTVVAALGAVVGKA
- the ndk gene encoding nucleoside-diphosphate kinase — translated: MKTIQRTLAIIKPDAVAKRAIGDIVHLIESRGFRIIGLKMLQINKEQAEGFYAVHAGKPFFESLTTFMSEGPIVVMALEREDAVAEWREMMGATNPANAKEGTVRKKWAASIERNAVHGSDAEETARFELSYFFAGYELAR